The stretch of DNA CGGGAATCGTATGTTTTGCAGCAGTTAATATCGTGTCAAACCAAGCCGCAATATATGAATTAAATAAGGAAATACAAGATACTAAAGTTTCCATTCAGGAACAGCAGAGGGTAAATGGGGACCTTGAAATGCAAGTAAGTGAACTTAGTACATATGAACGGATTTGGGAAAAAGCGAAGGAACTTGGGTTAAAGTTGAACGAAAATAATGTTAAGGTTGTGCAGGATTAATGATAAAAAAACAGCCGAATATAAATTTAGGAGCAGCGATATTTTTTGTAATATTTAGCCTGCTCTTTTTTGTCTTAGTTTACCGATTTATATCGATTCAAGTAACTGGAGAAATTAAAGGACATGTTCTGGCAGCAGAGGCACAGCAAAAATATGAAAAAGAAAAGACCATTGAAGCTAAACGAGGAACGATCTACGATCGAAATGGTGAAGTCATTGCAACAGATATAAATTCATACAAACTTGTAGCCATTTTGGATGAAAAAATGACTACTAATAAAAACAAACCCCGCCATGTAGTCGATCCTGATAAAACGGCAAGAGAGCTTGCAAAAGTTATCGATATGGAAGAATCAGAGATTTATAAAATCTTAACGAAAGTAGACAAAGATGGTAAAAAGCCGTTTCAAGTAGAGTTTGGTAAAGCTGGCCGGGATTTAACAAATCAAGAGAAAAGAGAAATAGAGGAATTAAAATTACCCGGAATCACATTTATCAAAGATAAGAAAAGGTTTTATCCGAACGGGGTTTTTGCTTCCCATACGATTGGATATGTTGAAAAGAAAGAAAAAGAAAATAATAAAACGGAAACCGTTGGTATGCTTGGTATAGAAAAAAGCCTTAACGACATCCTTACAGGAAAGGATGGCAAGGTAAAGTATGAAAGTGATATTTGGGGATATTTATTAAATGATAGTAAGGAACACGTCACACCCGCTACTGACGGACAAGATGTTTATTTAACGCTCGATAAAAAAATCCAGACATTTCTAGAAGATTCGATGAATAAGGTGGAAGAAAAATACAAGCCAAAGAAAATTGTTGCTGTCGTTGCAGATCCGAAAACGGGGGATATTCTTGCAATGGGACAAAGACCTTCCTTTCATCCGGCATCAAAGGAAGGAATTGAGGAAAGCTGGCATAATGAAGTAATCGAAAATTCCTTTGAGCCAGGCTCTACAATGAAGATTTTTACATTAGCTGCAGCTATTGAAGAAGGAGTCTTTAATCCGAATGAAACGTTTAAATCAGGTCAATATGCTGTAGATAATAAGACCAGACCGATTCGAGATTGGAATGAAGGCCGGGGATGGGGAACGATAACGTATTTAGAAGGAGTTCAACGATCTTCAAATGTTGCTTTTGCGAAGCTTGTAAAAGAAAAGTTGGGCTATGAAACCTACGGAACGTATTTAACTAAATTTGGTTTTGACCAGAAAACAGGAATTGAATTACCGAATGAAACAAGCGGTAAAATCGTTTATAACTATCCGTTAGAAAAAATTACGACTGGTTTTGGACAGGGAACGGCAATCACCCCAATACAGCAAGTCCAAGCATCTACAGCAATAGCAAATGATGGAAATATGATGAAACCGCACATTATTAGTGAAATTGTAGATCCAAATAAAGGCGATAAGGTAGTAAAGAAAACAAAACCAGAGGTAGTAGGTAATCCGATCTCTGTGAATACAGCAAAACAAACTAGAGATATATTAGAGACAGTTATTTCATCACCTAAAGGAACCGGCTTTCGTGATTTTAAAATCGATGGGTATGAAATTGCTGGAAAAACCGGGACAGCACAAATTCCTAATCCAAGTGGAGGTTATTTAACTGGTCGTCAAAACTATGTGTTTTCATTTCTAGGAATGGCACCAAAGGATGATCCTGAGTTAATTGTTTATGTAGCTGTTCAACAGCCTGAAATAGATATTCACACGAGTGGCTCTACACCTGTTGCGGAGATTTTTAACCCAGTCATGAAAAGCAGTCTCCAATACTTGAATATCGATCCTGTAGAGAAAAGCAAATCCCTTTCTACAAAAATCCCGGATGTGACAGGTAAATCAACTGATGAAGCGATTAAACAAATAAGCAGCAAAAACCTTGTACCTATCGTTTTAGGTAAAGGGAAATCGGTTGTAAGCCAACTGCCAGCTAAAGATTCCGATCTGATTTCTGGAGAAAAAGTAATTCTAAAAACAGAGGGAGATTTAACAATTCCAGATATGACTGGATGGTCTAGGCGTGATGTTATGAAAATTGCAGAGTTGGGAAATTTGCAATTAAACACGGTTGGAAATGGTTATGTAGTGAAACAAAACTTAAAGCCTGGCACTAAATTTAAAGAGGGCGAATATTTAATTGTTGAATTAGAACATCCTGAAGAGAAATATAATAATGATGAAGAAGAGGAAATAGGGCAAGAAGAGGAAGAGACGATCGAAGTGAAGGATTGATTAGCAAAAATAATATTAATGTCACAATAAATCGCATATCAATAATTGAAAGTGAGTAATCTTTAAAGATGCTAATTTGTTGTTGATTGAAGCGGAAATTAACAGAGAAGTTTAACATAGTCTTCTAATTAAAAAGGTACAAGCATATATTGGAACGAGCCATAATCTAAGGAGGTTCGTTCTAATATGCGTGTTTCAAATGTAACCGTGAGAAAAAGGTTAACGGTAGCTTTAGTCGTAGGTATATTAATTTTTTTTGTAATTGATATTCGACTTGGATATGTTCAATTTTTTTTAGGTAACACTTTAACTGATGGAGCAAAGGAGTTATGGAGCAGGGATATTCCATTTGAGCCAGAAAGAGGAGAAATTGTAGACAGAAATGGAGTTCCACTAGCTACTAACATAAGTGCCCCAACGGTTTATGTTGTTCCAAGACAAGTAAAAGATCCAGATGGTACTGCAGAAAAATTAGCTGCATTATTAAATACCTCAAAGGAACAAGTAAAAAAAGAAATCACTCAAAATGAGAGTAGTGTAAGACTGAAAAAAGGCAGAAAAATATCCCATGAAAAAGCAAAAGAATTAAGAGCAATGAACTTGAAAGGTGTTTATATCGCAGAAGATTCTAAACGCCATTATCCTTTTGGCAGTTATCTATCTCATGTTCTTGGATTTGCAGGGATCGATAATCAAGGATTAATGGGGCTTGAATTGTATTACGATAAGGAGTTAAAAGGTAAGCAAGGCTCTGTAAAGTTTTATGCCAATGCTAAAGGTGAACGAATGAATGATATGGCTGATGATTATGAGCCACCAGTTGATGGAATGGATTTAAAGCTGACGATTGATTCAAAAGTTCAGACCATTATGGAAAGAGTATTAGATATTGCCCAAGCTGATTATAATCCTGATGGAATTATTGCTATTGCTATGAATCCGAATAATGGTGAAATATTGGCTATGTCAAGCAGACCAACATTTGATCCAGCTAAATTCGGAGATGCAGCACCAGAAATCTATAACCGCAACCTCCCAATTTGGAGTACATTCGAGCCAGGTTCAACCTTTAAGATTATTACATTAGCTGCAGCACTTGAAGAAGGAAAGGTAGATCTTAAAAAGGATCATTTTCACGATCCTGGTTTTGTCAAGGTAGGCGGAGCAAGGTTAAGATGCTGGAAAAAGGGCGGTCATGGGAGCCAATCATT from Cytobacillus dafuensis encodes:
- the ftsL gene encoding cell division protein FtsL; this translates as MGNLARKLQQEQRNQQQKQIVQTPKKAKARNPWLSPGEKILGLAFTGIVCFAAVNIVSNQAAIYELNKEIQDTKVSIQEQQRVNGDLEMQVSELSTYERIWEKAKELGLKLNENNVKVVQD
- a CDS encoding penicillin-binding protein is translated as MIKKQPNINLGAAIFFVIFSLLFFVLVYRFISIQVTGEIKGHVLAAEAQQKYEKEKTIEAKRGTIYDRNGEVIATDINSYKLVAILDEKMTTNKNKPRHVVDPDKTARELAKVIDMEESEIYKILTKVDKDGKKPFQVEFGKAGRDLTNQEKREIEELKLPGITFIKDKKRFYPNGVFASHTIGYVEKKEKENNKTETVGMLGIEKSLNDILTGKDGKVKYESDIWGYLLNDSKEHVTPATDGQDVYLTLDKKIQTFLEDSMNKVEEKYKPKKIVAVVADPKTGDILAMGQRPSFHPASKEGIEESWHNEVIENSFEPGSTMKIFTLAAAIEEGVFNPNETFKSGQYAVDNKTRPIRDWNEGRGWGTITYLEGVQRSSNVAFAKLVKEKLGYETYGTYLTKFGFDQKTGIELPNETSGKIVYNYPLEKITTGFGQGTAITPIQQVQASTAIANDGNMMKPHIISEIVDPNKGDKVVKKTKPEVVGNPISVNTAKQTRDILETVISSPKGTGFRDFKIDGYEIAGKTGTAQIPNPSGGYLTGRQNYVFSFLGMAPKDDPELIVYVAVQQPEIDIHTSGSTPVAEIFNPVMKSSLQYLNIDPVEKSKSLSTKIPDVTGKSTDEAIKQISSKNLVPIVLGKGKSVVSQLPAKDSDLISGEKVILKTEGDLTIPDMTGWSRRDVMKIAELGNLQLNTVGNGYVVKQNLKPGTKFKEGEYLIVELEHPEEKYNNDEEEEIGQEEEETIEVKD
- a CDS encoding stage V sporulation protein D, which codes for MRVSNVTVRKRLTVALVVGILIFFVIDIRLGYVQFFLGNTLTDGAKELWSRDIPFEPERGEIVDRNGVPLATNISAPTVYVVPRQVKDPDGTAEKLAALLNTSKEQVKKEITQNESSVRLKKGRKISHEKAKELRAMNLKGVYIAEDSKRHYPFGSYLSHVLGFAGIDNQGLMGLELYYDKELKGKQGSVKFYANAKGERMNDMADDYEPPVDGMDLKLTIDSKVQTIMERVLDIAQADYNPDGIIAIAMNPNNGEILAMSSRPTFDPAKFGDAAPEIYNRNLPIWSTFEPGSTFKIITLAAALEEGKVDLKKDHFHDPGFVKVGGARLRCWKKGGHGSQSFLEVVQNSCNPGFVELGERLGKETLFKYIRDFGFGEKTGIDLQGEGTGILFNLDRVGPVEQATTAFGQGVSVTPIQQVAAISAAVNGGTLYTPYVAKELIDPKTGEIVMRKTPSAKRKVISKETSDQIRSALESVVAQGTGGKAFIDGYRVGGKTGTAQKAQGGRYLENNHIVSFIGFAPADDPQLVVYVAVDNPKGTPQFGGTVAAPIVGNIMEDSLRSMGIQPRKGQIEKKLRWPDVPLIEVPDLVGITKKELGELYINLKIDASGEGNTVVKQTPEPGIKLKEGSTIRLYFDNE